Genomic window (uncultured Methanobrevibacter sp.):
ATGTTCAGGCAGGAATTGGTCTTGGACAAATAAAAAGATATGACTCAATGCTTACCCGAAGACATGAAATCATCGACAAGTATGATGCTGCCTTTAAAGACTCAAAAATCATAATACCAATCCATAAAACCGAATCAATGAGATCTTCCGGACATCTGTATCTCACAAGGATTGAAGGCATAACACTTGAAGAGAGAAATGAAATCATAGTTAAAATGGAAGAGAGAGGGATAAGTACAAACGTTCACTACAAACCGCTCCCATTATTAACAGCATATAAAAACCTAGGTTTTGACATTAAGGATTACCCTAATGCATACAATCTGTTTAAAAATGAATTGAGTTTGCCTATTTATTCCAAGTTAACAGATGATGAAGTTGACTACATCACAGAAAATTTACTTGACATTTTAAAAGACTATTAAATTTTAAAAAATTAGTTATATTTTTATAATAAAAAAGATATAACTAAACATTAATTTTATAAGTTATCATAATTACTATTTGTTTATTTTTTTATATTTTCAGTTTAGATAACAATATGATAATGAGATTTAGGGGAAATTAAATGATAGATGATCCATTAGTAAAGACCTTATTAACCAATGTTGTTGAAGATGAAAGCAATTTACCTATTATTCAATCTTTAATTGACGGAATTGAAACCGATGAAGAAATAGCTAAAAAAACTGGAATTAAATTAAATATTGTTAGAAAAATTCTTTACAGACTTTATGATATGGGATTAGCTAGTTATAAAAGAAGTAAAGACCCTGAAACTCAATGGTTTACATATTCTTGGAAATTTGAAACTGAAGAAGTTATTTCACGTATTAGAAAAGATTCTGAAAAATATTTGAAAATGCTGAATGATGAATTAGAACGTGAAGAAAATAATATGTTTTTCATATGCCCGCAAGGTCATGTGAGACTTGATTTTGATGAAGCTTCAGATTATGAATTCCTATGCCCTGCATGTGGCGAAGAACTAGAATTCCAAGACAACGAAGCCAACATTAAACAGCTTAAAGAAGACATTAAAATGGTTGAAAGTAATTTTAATTCCTTCAATGAAAAAGTGAAAAACTAATATGAAAATGGAAATTGAATTGCTTAAACAGGAAGGAACTCCCAATAATGTCATAGAACATTGTGAAGCTGTTTATAAAAAAGCTATGGAAATAGCTGCTAATTTTGATAATGTGGATGAAGACCTAATTAGGAAAGGTGCTTTGCTGCATGATATTGGAAGATCCAAAACACATGACATAACCCACGCAATCGAAGGAGTGAAGATTGCCCAGAATTACGGTTATGATAAAGATGTATTGAATATTATCGAAAGGCACATTGGTGCTGGAATTACTGAAAGCGAAGCAGAAAAACTTGGTCTTCCAGTGAAATCATACATTCCACAAACCCTTGAAGAAAAGATTGTTGCACATGCGGACAATCTGGTTAGTGGCAGTAAAGAAGTTGATATTGATTTTGTTATCAAAAAATGGAAAAGAAGAATTGATGATAGCGACGACAACATTGAAAGGTTGCTTAAATTAGATGAAGAATTAATTAAATCTTTTGAGGAATAAGTATGAAAGTAATATGTTCAAGTGAAGAGTCTTTATACCGCCCAGAAGCTGTAAGGTGGAGACAAAGGATGGAAATGATGAAACCTCTTGGAGACACTGTCGTTTTATTGCCTTGCAGTATGAAAAAGCCTTATTCCAATTCCAAATCACACCAAAAGTTTAGAAAAATCACAAGGTCATTTCAGGAGCTTATTGTTACATCCCCATTTGGAATCTGTCCTAGAGAGCTTGAAAATACTTTTCCAATTCAGTCATATGATGTAAGTACAACCGGCTCATGGTCACAGGATGAAATTGATGAAAGCGGAAAGCTAATCAGAAAATATTGTGAAGGGAAAACAGTTATTGCAAATCTTGCAGGAGGTTATTTGGAATCTTGTGAACAATATGTTGATGATTTTGTTAATGTTTGTGTAGATGAAAGACCAACATCACCTGATTCACTTTATAACCTAAGGATGGAACTTAAAAAGCACCAACGAGTAAACAGAAGAGAAAAGACTTTGCATGAATTACGTTCCATTGCAATGTATCAATTTGGAGAAAACGCTTATGAGTTTATTCCAGATAATGTAAAAACCAAGGGAATGTATCACAAAAGGATATTGTCTGATGGAAAGCAGTTGGCTTTACTTAATAAAGATCATGGATTATTCAGATTAAATTTACCTGGCGGAGAAATTTTAAAAGATTTGGGAATTCATATCGTCAATATTGATTTTAATTTAGAAACCAATACTGTATTTGCGCCAGGGATTAAAAAAGCAGACCACAAAATTATTCCAAATGATGAGGTTGTGGTTGTTAAAGATGACACAGTAGTGGGTGTTGGAAAAGCCATAATGACCGGCCGTGAAATGGAAGAATGCGGCAATGGAATTGGCGTGAAAATAAAACACCGAGTCAAATGAATTCAAACCATTGCCTAAAATATAAACAAAACATATATAAATGTCATTAATAATAATTATAAATACAACAAAAATAGGAGACTAAATATGTCAGAAGATTTAGTGAATGATATTAAAGATGCTGTTTCTGTAATTAATGACCCTCACATGGGAATCAGTATTGTAGAAATGGGTATTGTACAAGATATTACCGTAGATGGCGATCAAGCTGAAATTATACTCAAACCTACCAACCCAGGCTGTATGAGTATCACCCGTATTGCGGCTGATGCAAAAATTAGAGCTGAGAACGTTGAAGGTATTGAAAAAGTAAAAATCATCGTTGAAGGACATGCCATGGCTGACTCCATTAACGAAATGATTAACAGATAATTTTTTTAAAACTTATTTAATTCTATATATAATCTTCAAAAAACCGAAAAGATTATATATAGCTATTAATATAAGTATAAGTGTTGACAGTTAACTGTCAAAGATATTTTTTTATAGGCTAGTGGCACAGCTTGGTTAGCGCGCTCGGCTGATAACCGGGAGGTCATGGGTTCGAATCCCATCTAGCCTACTTTTAACTGATTTTTGCAATATTTTCTTTTTACATGACAATTTTTTCTTTAAAAGACTGAATTTTCAAATAGTGACTAATTTTATATAGTATTTTCAACATAATTTATCACCAATGTACAAAAAGTTGGAATAATGATATTTATGTGGGAAAAAATCAACGAAAAGTTCAAAAAATATCCGGCACGAATAAGAGTTGCTGAAAAAATGATTGAACTGGGATTATCTTTAAATGATGACGGCAAAATTTATTGCGGCAATCTAAAAATAAGTGATAAAGCATTAGCTACTGCTACCGATGTAGATAGACGAGTAATCAAATCTACCATAAACGTCATAAAGGAGGATGAGGAATTATACAATTTATTCAACAATATCATCCCCGCAGGAACACTTTTAAAAAATATTGCAAAAAATCTAGAATTGGGCGTAATAGAAATAGAAGTAGGATCTGAAAGTGAAGGAATACTAGGTGCAACAGCAAATTTAATTTCAAAAAAAGGAATCGGCATAAGACAAGCTTATGCTGAAGATACTGAGCTTCAAAAAGCCCCATCATTAACAATCATAACAGAAAAACCTGTTAGTGGTGATTTAATAAACGAATTTTTAAAAATAAAAGGAGTAACAAGAGTGTCTATTTACTGATTTTCTAAATCAGCCATTCTTGCTTTTTCCATTTCTTCATCTTCTTTTTCAAGAATATCTAAAAGTTCTTCCCAAGCTTCTAAAGATTCTTTAGCAGCTTCTTCGGTTAATTTTTCAATTGCAAAACCAGCATGGATTAAAACATAATCCCCTACCTCAACATCAGGTAAAAGATCTAATTTTGCTTGTTGTCTTGCTCCACCAAAGTCAGCATACAACCAGTTTTCCTCTCTATTAATTTCAACAACGTGAGCAGGTGCTGCAATACACATAATTCCATCTCCAAAATTTTAATATATTATTACTATTAAAAGTTAGTATTATATAAAACTATCTACAATAGGCGATTTTATGAAAAATATTGTTATTGGTTCAGGGCCTGCAGGACGATTAGCTTCCATGCAGCTCGGAAAACTTGGAGAAGAAGTTATATTAATTGAAAAAAATCATATAGCCGGAACTTGCTTAAATGAAGGATGCATGGTTATTTGTGCATTGACAGACATTACAAAATTTATCGATATGAATAAAAGATTTAACAATCATGGATTTTTAAAAAGCCAAATTGAAGTCTCTTATGAAAAAATAGTTGAAAAAATTACTGCAACCCAAAAAGCTCTTAGAGCAATAGAGCAGAAAGAAAATGAAAGTGTAGGAAACAAGGTTATTTTTGGCGAAGCAAGTATTGATGGAAATGAAATTAAAGTGAATAATGAAAGCTTTGAATATGACAACCTGTTAATTGCAACAGGAGCACGTCCATACATTCCAGACATTAAAGGCAGCGATTATGGATTAACCAACAAAGATATTTTAAAACTTGACGATGTTCCTGAAAAATTGAATATCATCGGTGGAGGAATAATAGCCTGTGAAATAGCAAACATTTATTCAACTCTTGGAAGTGAAGTCAATGTTCTTGCAAGAAGCGAATTCTTAAAGGAGATTAATGAAACAACAAAAAAATATGTTCTGAAAAAGATTATTCCTGAAGTTAATGTTTATGAAAATACAAATGTAAAAGAAGTTTGCGAAAATAAAGTCATCACAGAAAATGATGAAGAGCTGGAAGGTATTGCATTTTTTGCAACAGGTAGAACACCAAACAGTGAAATAGCCGAAGGATTTGTAGAATTAAATGAAGACAAATCAATCAAAGTTAATGAAATGATGCAAACCAATGTTGATAGTGTATATGCTGCAGGTGATGTGACCGGAGGATACAAGCTAACACCAGTAGCAAGAATGGAGGGTATCGCAGCTGCAAGGAATATGGCCAACTATGCAAATAAAGTAAGCTACCATTGCATTCCACAAACATTAAGTTTGAACATGGAAGTGGGTTTTGTTGAAAATGAAAAAAGTGAATGCAGTGAAGATGACAAAGCCACAATTGGAATACCTGGAATTGCAGGGCCTGGTGCATTTTGGAATATCCTAACTGGAGATACCGGATACACCGAAATTGAATTTGACAAAAAGAACAATAAAATCAACAAAATCAATTCAATA
Coding sequences:
- a CDS encoding amino acid-binding protein; translated protein: MMIFMWEKINEKFKKYPARIRVAEKMIELGLSLNDDGKIYCGNLKISDKALATATDVDRRVIKSTINVIKEDEELYNLFNNIIPAGTLLKNIAKNLELGVIEIEVGSESEGILGATANLISKKGIGIRQAYAEDTELQKAPSLTIITEKPVSGDLINEFLKIKGVTRVSIY
- the tfe gene encoding transcription factor E; translated protein: MIDDPLVKTLLTNVVEDESNLPIIQSLIDGIETDEEIAKKTGIKLNIVRKILYRLYDMGLASYKRSKDPETQWFTYSWKFETEEVISRIRKDSEKYLKMLNDELEREENNMFFICPQGHVRLDFDEASDYEFLCPACGEELEFQDNEANIKQLKEDIKMVESNFNSFNEKVKN
- a CDS encoding HypC/HybG/HupF family hydrogenase formation chaperone, giving the protein MCIAAPAHVVEINREENWLYADFGGARQQAKLDLLPDVEVGDYVLIHAGFAIEKLTEEAAKESLEAWEELLDILEKEDEEMEKARMADLENQ
- a CDS encoding TIGR00295 family protein encodes the protein MEIELLKQEGTPNNVIEHCEAVYKKAMEIAANFDNVDEDLIRKGALLHDIGRSKTHDITHAIEGVKIAQNYGYDKDVLNIIERHIGAGITESEAEKLGLPVKSYIPQTLEEKIVAHADNLVSGSKEVDIDFVIKKWKRRIDDSDDNIERLLKLDEELIKSFEE
- a CDS encoding metal-sulfur cluster assembly factor, which translates into the protein MSEDLVNDIKDAVSVINDPHMGISIVEMGIVQDITVDGDQAEIILKPTNPGCMSITRIAADAKIRAENVEGIEKVKIIVEGHAMADSINEMINR
- a CDS encoding DUF5591 domain-containing protein, yielding MKVICSSEESLYRPEAVRWRQRMEMMKPLGDTVVLLPCSMKKPYSNSKSHQKFRKITRSFQELIVTSPFGICPRELENTFPIQSYDVSTTGSWSQDEIDESGKLIRKYCEGKTVIANLAGGYLESCEQYVDDFVNVCVDERPTSPDSLYNLRMELKKHQRVNRREKTLHELRSIAMYQFGENAYEFIPDNVKTKGMYHKRILSDGKQLALLNKDHGLFRLNLPGGEILKDLGIHIVNIDFNLETNTVFAPGIKKADHKIIPNDEVVVVKDDTVVGVGKAIMTGREMEECGNGIGVKIKHRVK
- a CDS encoding NAD(P)/FAD-dependent oxidoreductase; the protein is MKNIVIGSGPAGRLASMQLGKLGEEVILIEKNHIAGTCLNEGCMVICALTDITKFIDMNKRFNNHGFLKSQIEVSYEKIVEKITATQKALRAIEQKENESVGNKVIFGEASIDGNEIKVNNESFEYDNLLIATGARPYIPDIKGSDYGLTNKDILKLDDVPEKLNIIGGGIIACEIANIYSTLGSEVNVLARSEFLKEINETTKKYVLKKIIPEVNVYENTNVKEVCENKVITENDEELEGIAFFATGRTPNSEIAEGFVELNEDKSIKVNEMMQTNVDSVYAAGDVTGGYKLTPVARMEGIAAARNMANYANKVSYHCIPQTLSLNMEVGFVENEKSECSEDDKATIGIPGIAGPGAFWNILTGDTGYTEIEFDKKNNKINKINSISPSAPSDIAYLSYLMREDYDLDDYGDFLEVHPTTDANFRTIKYMWL